In a genomic window of Acipenser ruthenus chromosome 41, fAciRut3.2 maternal haplotype, whole genome shotgun sequence:
- the LOC117434019 gene encoding uncharacterized protein LOC117434019 isoform X1 has translation MALGCWLCLTGLLLVQLDLAQGLQLPEQLIVLRGHSLVLKPVLGTFPSQVHLVTWKREKAGQQPVRILIYQSERNITNPSQPFSNRAGFDTESFTLTLRNITAADSGEYQLTLTLPDGSEHSATTRVAVYEPLSDPKIFADVSSLHCSVSEGSAPRFSWLLDGAPVSNHSYTISSEGRNLSLSPAHPHPAVLCGEFTCTAHNEMETRTASYSAQGPHCTVQDRHHLVLLWILLIPVVILAVGVCYWCFRRGSRQAPL, from the exons ATGGCTCTCGGGTGTTGGCTCTGCTTGACTGGGCTGCTCCTCGTCCAGCTCG aCTTGGCTCAGGGCCTCCAGCTCCCCGAGCAGCTCATCGTGCTCCGAGGTCACAGTCTGGTTCTGAAGCCTGTGCTGGGTACCTTCCCCTCCCAGGTCCACCTCGTCACGTGGAAACGAGAGAAGGCTGGGCAGCAGCCTGTGCGAATCCTCATCTACCAGTCCGAACGCAACATCACAAATCCCTCCCAACCCTTCTCTAACAGAGCGGGCTTCGACACAGAATCCTTCACCCTGACGCTGCGCAACATTACAGCTGCCGACTCTGGAGAGTACCAGCTCACCCTGACGCTCCCTGACGGGTCCGAGCACAGCGCCACAACCCGCGTCGCTGTGTACG AGCCCCTCTCAGATCCCAAGATCTTTGCTGACGTTTCCTCCCTGCACTGCTCCGTTTCGGAGGGCTCTGCCCCACGGTTCTCCTGGCTGCTGGACGGGGCTCCCGTCTCAAACCACTCTTACACAATCTCTTCAGAAGGACGTAACCTGAGCTTGAGCCCCGCACACCCCCACCCGGCTGTGCTGTGTGGAGAATTCACCTGCACTGCTCACAATGAGATGGAAACCAGGACGGCCAGCTACAGCGCACAGG GTCCGCACTGCACAGTACAAGATCGCCATCACCTCGTCCTGCTGTGGATACTTCTCATACCCGTTGTAATACTGGCTGTGGGTGTATGTTACTGGTGTTTCAG aagagGATCCCGACAGGCTCCACTATAG
- the LOC117434019 gene encoding uncharacterized protein LOC117434019 isoform X2: protein MALGCWLCLTGLLLVQLDLAQGLQLPEQLIVLRGHSLVLKPVLGTFPSQVHLVTWKREKAGQQPVRILIYQSERNITNPSQPFSNRAGFDTESFTLTLRNITAADSGEYQLTLTLPDGSEHSATTRVAVYEPLSDPKIFADVSSLHCSVSEGSAPRFSWLLDGAPVSNHSYTISSEGRNLSLSPAHPHPAVLCGEFTCTAHNEMETRTASYSAQGPHCTVQDRHHLVLLWILLIPVVILAVGVCYWCFRGSRQAPL, encoded by the exons ATGGCTCTCGGGTGTTGGCTCTGCTTGACTGGGCTGCTCCTCGTCCAGCTCG aCTTGGCTCAGGGCCTCCAGCTCCCCGAGCAGCTCATCGTGCTCCGAGGTCACAGTCTGGTTCTGAAGCCTGTGCTGGGTACCTTCCCCTCCCAGGTCCACCTCGTCACGTGGAAACGAGAGAAGGCTGGGCAGCAGCCTGTGCGAATCCTCATCTACCAGTCCGAACGCAACATCACAAATCCCTCCCAACCCTTCTCTAACAGAGCGGGCTTCGACACAGAATCCTTCACCCTGACGCTGCGCAACATTACAGCTGCCGACTCTGGAGAGTACCAGCTCACCCTGACGCTCCCTGACGGGTCCGAGCACAGCGCCACAACCCGCGTCGCTGTGTACG AGCCCCTCTCAGATCCCAAGATCTTTGCTGACGTTTCCTCCCTGCACTGCTCCGTTTCGGAGGGCTCTGCCCCACGGTTCTCCTGGCTGCTGGACGGGGCTCCCGTCTCAAACCACTCTTACACAATCTCTTCAGAAGGACGTAACCTGAGCTTGAGCCCCGCACACCCCCACCCGGCTGTGCTGTGTGGAGAATTCACCTGCACTGCTCACAATGAGATGGAAACCAGGACGGCCAGCTACAGCGCACAGG GTCCGCACTGCACAGTACAAGATCGCCATCACCTCGTCCTGCTGTGGATACTTCTCATACCCGTTGTAATACTGGCTGTGGGTGTATGTTACTGGTGTTTCAG agGATCCCGACAGGCTCCACTATAG
- the LOC117962634 gene encoding HEPACAM family member 2-like isoform X1 produces MTAFLLPAFVLISVVSSQFPVEISFPSEVVQVRTGQISLLAVKTLSLSEVLTVSWASPSGQTLGVWVGGQVSPVLNEIEQYRGRLNIAGDFSLRLKDAARADEGGYTITVDPKASTGVTKNSRVIRLEVFDPIQDVSISSPSPILQGDNVTLTCRWSQGTKPQVTWGLGGAGLTPDPHVAISGSVLRISRVGREDAGNYTCRVTNAVSAGTGWTALDVSYGPDLPSVSRALLSDCVSEGDVVEGRAVSLSCVSVSNPPARFSWALNGRPVSSGNATLFIPAASLDQGGQYTCTASNAVTGRSATASTAVNVVGHCLSGGTIAGIVIGCVVGLLLLLLLVLLLLRWRKGDHWLKEKLKRTKPKPTLTPLPRPHGSANMPPLPPPVLTRSEAPPVAAPPPYRSPWSQSRGGVNELPPPVHQTARSSAAPRVDHTPSYGPPRSHRRHCVNNPPTTPPVHRTARSSAAPPLALPPSYRSPRSHRRGGVNELPPPVHRTARSSAAPRVDHTPSYRPPRTHRHHGVNDPPTPPPVHRTARSSAAPPLALPPSYRSPRSHRPPQAAHPPAGGHDQAV; encoded by the exons ATGACAGCCTTCCTCCTCCCTGCTTTCGTTCTAATCAGCG TCGTCTCCTCTCAGTTCCCGGTGGAGATCTCTTTCCCCTCGGAGGTGGTGCAGGTCCGGACGGGGCAGATTTCTCTCCTGGCTGTGAAGACCCTGTCCCTCTCCGAGGTGCTGACTGTGTCCTGGGCCTCCCCATCGGGGCAGACCCTGGGGGTGTGGGTCGGGGGGCAGGTGAGCCCGGTTCTGAACGAGATCGAGCAGTACCGCGGCCGGCTCAACATCGCCGGGGATTTCTCGCTGCGGCTGAAGGATGCCGCGAGAGCCGATGAGGGGGGGTACACCATCACCGTGGACCCCAAAGCCAGCACTGGAGTGACCAAGAACAGCAGGGTGATCCGGCTGGAGGTGTTCG ATCCCATCCAGGACGTCTCTATTTCCTCCCCCTCTCCGATCCTCCAAGGGGACAACGTCACTCTCACCTGCCGCTGGTCCCAGGGGACGAAGCCTCAGGTGACCTGGGGACTGGGTGGGGCCGGGCTGACCCCCGACCCCCACGTCGCGATCTCCGGCAGCGTGCTGAGGATCTCCAGGGTGGGCCGAGAAGACGCCGGGAACTACACGTGCAGAGTGACCAACGCCGTGAGCGCAGGAACGGGCTGGACCGCCCTCGACGTCAGCT ACGGGCCGGACCTCCCTTCGGTCAGCCGGGCGCTCCTCTCCGATTGCGTGAGCGAGGGCGACGTCGTGGAAGGCAGAGCCGTCAGCCTGTCCTGCGTCTCCGTCTCCAACCCTCCCGCCCGCTTCTCCTGGGCGCTCAACGGCCGCCCCGTCTCCTCGGGGAACGCCACGCTGTTCATCCCAGCGGCGTCCCTCGATCAGGGGGGACAGTACACCTGCACGGCCTCCAACGCGGTCACGGGGAGATCGGCCACCGCCTCCACGGCAGTCAACGTTGTCG GGCACTGTCTCAGCGGTGGCACGATAGCTGGCATTGTGATTGGCTGTGTCGTCGGACTGCTCCTGCTCCTCCTGCTGGTCCTACTGCTGCTGAGGTGGAGAAAAG GAGACCACTGGCTGAAGGAGAAACTTAAACGAACAAAACCCAAACCTACCTTGACTCCACTCCCCAGG CCTCACGGGAGTGCGAACAtgcctcctctcccccctccggTTCTCACGCGCTCAGAGGCGCCCCCTGTGGCAGCCCCGCCTCCCTACAGGAGCCCCTGGTCCCAG tctCGTGGGGGTGTGAACGAGCTCCCTCCCCCGGTTCACCAGACCGCTCGGAGCTCAGCGGCGCCCCGTGTGGACCACACCCCTTCCTACGGACCCCCCAGATCCCAT cgTCGTCACTGTGTGAACAACCCCCCCACCACTCCCCCTGTTCACAGGACCGCTCGGAGCTCAGCGGCGCCCCCTCTGGCGCTCCCCCCTTCCTACAGGAGCCCCAGGTCCCAC cgCCGTGGGGGTGTGAACGAGCTCCCTCCCCCGGTTCACCGGACCGCTCGGAGCTCAGCGGCGCCCCGTGTGGACCACACCCCATCCTACAGACCCCCCAGAACCCAT cgTCATCACGGTGTGAAcgacccccccacccctccccctgtTCACAGGACCGCTCGGAGCTCAGCGGCGCCCCCTCTGGCGCTCCCCCCTTCCTACAGGAGCCCCAGGTCCCAC CGCCCCCCGCAGGCAGCACACCCCCCTGCAGGAGGGCATGACCAGGCAGTTTGA
- the LOC117962634 gene encoding pregnancy-specific beta-1-glycoprotein 11-like isoform X2 — MTAFLLPAFVLISVVSSQFPVEISFPSEVVQVRTGQISLLAVKTLSLSEVLTVSWASPSGQTLGVWVGGQVSPVLNEIEQYRGRLNIAGDFSLRLKDAARADEGGYTITVDPKASTGVTKNSRVIRLEVFDPIQDVSISSPSPILQGDNVTLTCRWSQGTKPQVTWGLGGAGLTPDPHVAISGSVLRISRVGREDAGNYTCRVTNAVSAGTGWTALDVSYGPDLPSVSRALLSDCVSEGDVVEGRAVSLSCVSVSNPPARFSWALNGRPVSSGNATLFIPAASLDQGGQYTCTASNAVTGRSATASTAVNVVGHCLSGGTIAGIVIGCVVGLLLLLLLVLLLLRWRKGDHWLKEKLKRTKPKPTLTPLPRPHGSANMPPLPPPVLTRSEAPPVAAPPPYRSPWSQRRGGVNELPPPVHRTARSSAAPRVDHTPSYRPPRTHRHHGVNDPPTPPPVHRTARSSAAPPLALPPSYRSPRSHRPPQAAHPPAGGHDQAV; from the exons ATGACAGCCTTCCTCCTCCCTGCTTTCGTTCTAATCAGCG TCGTCTCCTCTCAGTTCCCGGTGGAGATCTCTTTCCCCTCGGAGGTGGTGCAGGTCCGGACGGGGCAGATTTCTCTCCTGGCTGTGAAGACCCTGTCCCTCTCCGAGGTGCTGACTGTGTCCTGGGCCTCCCCATCGGGGCAGACCCTGGGGGTGTGGGTCGGGGGGCAGGTGAGCCCGGTTCTGAACGAGATCGAGCAGTACCGCGGCCGGCTCAACATCGCCGGGGATTTCTCGCTGCGGCTGAAGGATGCCGCGAGAGCCGATGAGGGGGGGTACACCATCACCGTGGACCCCAAAGCCAGCACTGGAGTGACCAAGAACAGCAGGGTGATCCGGCTGGAGGTGTTCG ATCCCATCCAGGACGTCTCTATTTCCTCCCCCTCTCCGATCCTCCAAGGGGACAACGTCACTCTCACCTGCCGCTGGTCCCAGGGGACGAAGCCTCAGGTGACCTGGGGACTGGGTGGGGCCGGGCTGACCCCCGACCCCCACGTCGCGATCTCCGGCAGCGTGCTGAGGATCTCCAGGGTGGGCCGAGAAGACGCCGGGAACTACACGTGCAGAGTGACCAACGCCGTGAGCGCAGGAACGGGCTGGACCGCCCTCGACGTCAGCT ACGGGCCGGACCTCCCTTCGGTCAGCCGGGCGCTCCTCTCCGATTGCGTGAGCGAGGGCGACGTCGTGGAAGGCAGAGCCGTCAGCCTGTCCTGCGTCTCCGTCTCCAACCCTCCCGCCCGCTTCTCCTGGGCGCTCAACGGCCGCCCCGTCTCCTCGGGGAACGCCACGCTGTTCATCCCAGCGGCGTCCCTCGATCAGGGGGGACAGTACACCTGCACGGCCTCCAACGCGGTCACGGGGAGATCGGCCACCGCCTCCACGGCAGTCAACGTTGTCG GGCACTGTCTCAGCGGTGGCACGATAGCTGGCATTGTGATTGGCTGTGTCGTCGGACTGCTCCTGCTCCTCCTGCTGGTCCTACTGCTGCTGAGGTGGAGAAAAG GAGACCACTGGCTGAAGGAGAAACTTAAACGAACAAAACCCAAACCTACCTTGACTCCACTCCCCAGG CCTCACGGGAGTGCGAACAtgcctcctctcccccctccggTTCTCACGCGCTCAGAGGCGCCCCCTGTGGCAGCCCCGCCTCCCTACAGGAGCCCCTGGTCCCAG cgCCGTGGGGGTGTGAACGAGCTCCCTCCCCCGGTTCACCGGACCGCTCGGAGCTCAGCGGCGCCCCGTGTGGACCACACCCCATCCTACAGACCCCCCAGAACCCAT cgTCATCACGGTGTGAAcgacccccccacccctccccctgtTCACAGGACCGCTCGGAGCTCAGCGGCGCCCCCTCTGGCGCTCCCCCCTTCCTACAGGAGCCCCAGGTCCCAC CGCCCCCCGCAGGCAGCACACCCCCCTGCAGGAGGGCATGACCAGGCAGTTTGA